A stretch of Microscilla marina ATCC 23134 DNA encodes these proteins:
- a CDS encoding MBOAT family O-acyltransferase, producing the protein MLFNSLEYIIFLPLVFILYWLLFAKIKHQNMLLLVASYIFYSWWDWRFLFLIIFSSSIDYLIGLKIFHTQQQGKRQKWLVASLVANLGVLSLFKYFNFFSSSLQDILSLLGWQVDTITLNLILPIGISFYTFQTLSYTIDIYRGKLQPSKSIISFFLYVSFFPQLVAGPIERGTNLLPQIDTPRIFKYELFKAGLFQIFIGLFRKMVIADSLGVYVDSVYGYPESQNSTTILIATIFYAFQIYFDFAGYSDIAIGSAKLLGFHFNQNFNLPYFSQSIAEFWRRWHISLSFWLRDYLYISLGGNRKGIRITYRNLMLTMLLGGLWHGSSWNFVIWGGIHGIALICERVLFNTKDKKLGWIGCCYTFLIVLISWIFFRAQDLKSALFILNKLLEMNFTLEFNNYLNLIIKLSFFLTLGLSFDLFLFKKNIPLEDIGKNFSFMKLTGWITLLILMLTLFYSTSENFIYFQF; encoded by the coding sequence ATGTTATTTAATTCATTAGAATACATCATCTTTTTACCTCTGGTATTTATTTTATATTGGCTCTTATTTGCCAAAATAAAGCATCAAAACATGCTACTACTTGTAGCCAGTTATATTTTTTATAGTTGGTGGGATTGGCGTTTCTTGTTTCTAATTATTTTTAGCTCTTCCATAGATTATTTAATTGGATTAAAAATATTTCATACTCAGCAACAAGGTAAGCGGCAAAAATGGCTAGTCGCAAGCTTGGTTGCTAACCTTGGAGTACTATCTCTATTCAAATACTTTAACTTCTTCTCATCCTCTTTGCAGGATATATTATCACTTTTGGGCTGGCAAGTTGACACTATCACCTTGAACTTAATCTTACCTATTGGGATAAGCTTTTATACCTTCCAAACCTTAAGCTACACAATTGATATTTACAGAGGAAAATTACAACCATCTAAAAGCATAATCAGCTTTTTTCTTTATGTCAGCTTTTTTCCACAGTTAGTTGCAGGGCCAATAGAAAGGGGCACAAATTTATTACCACAAATTGATACACCCCGTATTTTCAAATACGAATTATTTAAAGCAGGGCTTTTCCAGATATTCATTGGTTTATTTAGAAAAATGGTGATTGCTGATAGTTTAGGGGTATATGTTGATAGTGTGTATGGGTACCCTGAATCGCAAAACTCAACAACTATATTAATTGCAACTATTTTTTATGCGTTTCAAATATATTTTGACTTTGCAGGTTATTCCGATATAGCGATTGGTAGCGCCAAGCTATTAGGGTTTCACTTCAATCAAAACTTTAATCTTCCTTATTTTTCTCAAAGCATTGCTGAGTTTTGGAGAAGGTGGCATATTTCACTTTCTTTTTGGCTTCGTGACTATTTATATATTTCGCTTGGAGGTAACAGAAAGGGCATAAGGATCACTTATCGCAACTTAATGCTTACAATGCTTCTAGGAGGGTTATGGCATGGTAGTTCTTGGAATTTCGTTATTTGGGGAGGGATACACGGTATAGCCTTGATTTGCGAGAGAGTTTTATTTAATACTAAAGATAAAAAACTTGGATGGATTGGTTGCTGCTATACCTTCTTAATTGTCCTAATATCGTGGATATTTTTCAGGGCTCAAGACTTAAAATCAGCTTTATTCATCCTGAATAAATTACTTGAGATGAATTTTACTCTAGAGTTCAACAATTACTTAAACCTGATTATAAAGTTATCTTTTTTTCTCACTTTAGGGTTAAGCTTTGACTTATTTTTATTCAAAAAAAATATCCCATTAGAAGATATTGGCAAAAACTTTAGTTTTATGAAACTCACTGGCTGGATTACGCTACTTATTTTAATGTTAACGCTATTTTATTCCACCTCAGAAAACTTCATCTACTTTCAATTTTAA
- a CDS encoding transposase — MNETDMYMLTEPKAGWREVLVKDNHKAVTYAEVIQHLAEEVYADAHKITLIEDNHAAHKLSALYEILPPKRARAIIERIEVVRTPKHGSWLNIAEIELSILTRQGLAKRVESKEALKEQATQWYQQRNKQASKVEWQFTTKEARIKLKRLYPKMQH; from the coding sequence ATGAACGAAACCGATATGTATATGCTCACTGAACCTAAGGCTGGGTGGAGGGAAGTATTGGTCAAAGACAATCACAAAGCCGTTACCTATGCAGAAGTCATTCAACATTTAGCCGAAGAAGTGTATGCAGATGCCCACAAAATTACCTTAATTGAGGATAATCACGCAGCTCACAAACTCTCTGCACTCTATGAAATACTTCCACCAAAAAGAGCCAGGGCTATTATAGAACGCATAGAAGTAGTCAGAACACCCAAACACGGCTCTTGGCTAAACATTGCTGAAATTGAACTCAGTATTCTAACCAGACAAGGACTAGCCAAGAGAGTCGAGTCCAAGGAGGCGCTAAAAGAGCAAGCAACTCAATGGTATCAACAAAGAAATAAACAAGCCTCCAAAGTAGAGTGGCAATTTACTACTAAAGAGGCGAGGATTAAATTAAAGAGGCTTTACCCTAAAATGCAACATTGA